The Dunckerocampus dactyliophorus isolate RoL2022-P2 chromosome 16, RoL_Ddac_1.1, whole genome shotgun sequence genome includes a window with the following:
- the zfpl1 gene encoding zinc finger protein-like 1, with protein MGLCKCPKRKVTNLFCFEHRVNVCEHCLVSNHNKCIVQSYLQWLQDSDYNPNCCLCNHPLNSQDTVRLVCYDVFHWACLNDLASRLPLHTAPAGYQCPSCQGPVFPPSNLASPVADVLKEQLSSVNWARAGLGLPLIQEPVDVLQEVTANDVTDYTDWSSFGAQDESHMYHSHAYNAGLSQAPHTPPPAQGHIEVPHKNGDPNLRDHAVVNFPASTSCDTITLHAGSSPRKVYDTRDSSSVTQMDFDDDKYRRRPALSWFAQLLKSVRKLSVI; from the exons ATGGGTCTGTGTAAGTGTCCAAAGAGAAAGGTGACCAATCTGTTCTGCTTTGAACATCGCGTTAATGTGTGTGAGCACTGCTTGGTCTCCAACCACAACAAG TGTATTGTGCAGTCATATCTGCAGTGGCTCCAGGACAGCGACTATAACCCAAACTGCTGTCTGTGTAATCATCCACTCAATTCCCAAGACACGGTCAGGCTCGTCTGTTATG ATGTATTTCACTGGGCCTGTCTGAACGACTTGGCATCCCGCCTGCCCCTCCATACGGCTCCAGCGGGATACCAGTGTCCCAGTTGTCAGGGTCCAGTGTTCCCCCCCTCCAACTTGGCCAGCCCAGTTGCTGATGTGCTCAAAGAGCAGCTGTCATCCGTTAACTGGGCCAGGGCGGGGTTAGGCCTGCCACTG ATCCAAGAGCCAGTGGACGTCCTTCAAGAGGTCACCGCGAACGATGTTACAGACTACACTGACTGGTCATCATTTGGTG CACAAGATGAAAGTCACATGTACCACAGCCACGCCTACAATGCCGGCCTCAGCCAAGCACCACATACTCCACCCCCAGCACAAGGCCACATCGAGGTTCCTCATAAGAACGGGGATCCAAACCTCCGGGATCACGCTGTGGTCAACTTTCCTGCATCCACTTCATGCGACACGATTACTCTTCACGCAG GATCGTCACCAAGGAAGGTGTACGACACGCGGGACAGCAGCTCCGTCACGCAGATGGATTTCGATGACGACAAGTACAGACGACGACCAGCATTGAGCTGGTTTGCTCAGCTTCTCAAGTCAGTCAGGAAACTCTCTGTCATCTGA